The DNA segment aaaaaataattgaaaaaaaaaccatGGTTTACTGGAACTAACAATATCTGAATATTTCTAAATCATTTACTAATCTTAGCTAATGTTGATATccacatttactaatacatttttaaaatcaaaagttttgtCTGTTAACATGAACTGTAAAGTAGTAATATTaacaatgaacaaaacaaaatgcaatgcagtgtaaaattgacaaaatactgaaaaaaatactggggaaaaatcaatacagaaaatTACTTATATTAATACTCATATTAATACAGTACCCTAATGTTccctatttttgtttgtttttttttcttaacgtattataatgttaacaaatgagagcTTATAAAAGTGTTCTTTACAGGAAGAGGATGGAAATGCGGTAAAGAATGCATTGCTATGCTCAATCAGGAagataacatttctgtcactgaaGTCATCAGTTATTGATGCCAAGATCAAAATGAATAGTCACTTCAACAAGGAAAACCAAGCTTAATAGAAGCATTCTTGAAATAATGTTGAAGCTGCTGTAAGAATTTCAGGCATGTcagacaacaaaaacacacaagcaggaagactaaacaaataaatcaacagGATTATATAACCTTATAAATCTCTTGTTATGTAGCAAGAGGAATTCCAGAGAAGTcatcgctagtggggtgaaacttatcatttgcatgtttttttaagccttgccaatttaaactTTCGAatgagtttaaagcattcaaacacaagacgcagAAAAACTCAACTGATTACAGATGCAGAGAGCTGCGTCTCACGGACAGCAACACCGAACTGAACTCTGCTTCgtgtcctcctgcacctgaacgaacaaatacaggGTGCATGCAGAGAGACGTACGTCTCAAAGCGCTTGAACCCCAAATTTGCCTCTTCTTGCTCTTGTACcgacaaatacaaacaaaattgtGTTAAAATACCAATTTTTTTAGAGTatcctcataaaaaaaaaactgttggttatgtcttaagtgaaagtaaacattgAAGAAAGAAATCAGATGAGTAtaattataatggatgcattgtctcttaaagtgacagcacctaatttactagctgctgttggtgtccttaatgttaatccattaaaataaatgaaggtttaacaagaattaatccacAATCAAACCAAACATTTGTGATAAGAGTTGAGAGCTAAAGGATCCCTGCATATTTAGGTACGTAAGTGATTATAGCGAAATAAAGTCAGCTCTGACATATTATACCTCAAAATTCTTCATATAGTGGACTGCcagtaaaatttatataaaaaatgaaaattatttgggaccaaaaattattcagacactttgacctgaccatgttctGCTTAAGTGTTTTATTCTTCAATTGCAAATgaacagtctgaacaaaatgaagcattacttggtaattgttactttttaaaagcacaaataaataaatagagcaaacataaaaatgaaaccattttaaaCAGGGTCCACTGGTACAAACTGCTCCGGGGCACCGCAAGCCCCAGCTATGGCCTGTTCACCAGTATCAACAATTTAGAGagcagaaataaaatgcattaaagctATTTTACTAAATCTAAAATCTACTAAAAGTGTCTTTGCTTGAGATTTACACAGTGCTATTAAAGTAGGTTGTTTTGCATCTGAAGTAGTAAAGTCATTGTGCCccaaaataagaacaaaaagacAAACATTGTAAATAGATTTGCACggaaaattatttattaactgtTTATTGAAATGCCACAGATTATGTCTTCGATGTATTACTGCAGAACCAATAAAGCAGTGTTTTACAGTTCTCCCCACATTTTAAATTGTGAATatcctttatatttttattaaacatttcaaatgtattgtTGATTGGATCCAGCATCCCAAATATTTGGAGAATGTATGGATTAATGCAGTACTGATATTATCatagtatatattattttttgcttattcaattatttagttcattttaaattaattaatttatataattcattcattcataaattgcTTTGGTTAcagattcacagaaaaaaaaacgtatttgtatattaaaagctTTATTGTTTTCCCCTGAGATTGCATTACTATAAGCATATCTGTATTGACATTTCTAACTATtaattgtttgtatttatatatttatttatttttgctaatttatTAATTCGTTCTTTCATATATTGTTTTCATTAGAGATTAAAAGCTTTATTGTTTTCCCTGATTTGGACACAAATACAAGTGCTAAATCAGATCATTCAAGACAATGATGACACTGATAACAATCACATAAAGCATGTCAAACATAAACATCATGGagcttcttttttgtttaaatgattgGTTAAACAGGATTATACTGACAAGAGAATTTagcataattaaaaacaataaaaaacatcaaatgtatTGCTTAAAAGTGTGGGACACTTAATGTCCTTTTGAGCTCAGTACGGTTGTTCTTAATCCTTTGGAGGAGTTTTTGAGAGCCGCTTAAAGTCTGTTGTTGCTGGTTTTCCTCATTCATATCTGCTGAAGATCCAGAGTACACTGAAAACTCATACAAGGAATCTCCAGACACACTGACCTCGTGGGGCAGATTATCTATGGACATGTGAAATGAAGAAATAGTGCTTGGTGGGTAGGGATTTGAGTACACCCCATTTATTATATTCTCGATTCCAGAGTCAATAGTAAATGCGCTTTCTGGCCGGTCGAGTCCAGCTCTATGCCGATCCACTCGTGAACTTCTGTTGAAGCGTCTGGCGAACTCCCGAATGCCCATTGTGAAAGGCCTCTCTGGTGTTCTTCTCGCTTTTCAATAGGATGATGTAACATTTAGGCATGAAGTGGCAGATGAAGGATCCCGTATGCAGAAAAGAGCATCACCACCATCTGAACGCCAGATTTGTACTGGGTCATATTAACTATGTTCGCATAGATGGGGGCAAACATCGCACCCAACTGTAATGTAGATGAGCATGCTGATGCTGATGCACCTCTCTTCATTAATAGCACTGCGGAAAGCTTCCGTCCCAGGAAGGCGAATCCAAAGCACACCAGAGCCAGAAGGCTAATGAAGGCCAGCATGAGTCCAAAGAAATAGCACGCTCCCCTCATCGCACTGGAAGACAGTTCAGAACTGATCACTGAGCCCACAAAAACCTTGGGTGGTTTTAACCACAACCAGAAACCACAGATGAGCCCTGGATAAGCACACAAATGCCCAATGATCCAGTAGGGCAGGAAGAGTTTCTTCAAGACCCGTTTAAGAGCAGAATCATTCTGGAAGACCAGCAGAAACCTTAAAGTACCTGACCAGGATGCAGGAGACACACAGGGTGAAGCTCAGGCCAAAAAGCACCTGTCCGGTTTTACACTGTATGTCTGTGGGCTTTCCCACCAAACAAGATGACGCTGGTGAACGTCCCGAGCAGGGACAGCAAGATCAGGATGGAGATGGGACCCCCGGCTGCGAGGACCACTGGTGTATCCCATCTGACTAAGTACACCAGCATCACAATCAGTGTCAAAAGGATGCCAAGACAACCAAACACCACTAAGCGACACAGTACGTCTCTTTCCAGGACAGGAAAACTTCCTTTTTGGAAGTGCAAGTGGTGGAGTTTCTCTTTAGACCATAAATTCTTTGGACAGTCTATACATTCATGTGCATCTGGAGAAGAATGAAAAGTTACATCTGTTAAACATCCTTTAATTTCATCATGCTGCTTAATCTGAAATTGTGTTAATGGATCGGAGTCCACTCTAAAATACAAATTCATctactccccctcatgtcattcaaaaccaaaACGTTTCTGTTGCCATTGACTTCTACTATATTTTTTGGCCGCATAATGTAAATCGACGGGAACCGAAAGTGTTTGGTGATGAACcatattaaaatatcttcttttgtgttccgaagaagaaattaatgcatacaggtttgaaatgacatgaaggtcATTAACTgatgaaataattgttttattattatttatattccaaaTAGCAATGAGAAGAAGCAACTGCCTTATATTCATAATTGCATTTTacagtttgtgtttttatatgtttatgtaaaaGGATGTGAATTGAAATTATTGAACTTCATGTTTTTGGCAGGTCTGAAGCTGGTGTATGGCAGTaatggggaaagttacttttaaaaagtaatacataACAATAcgttaatacaataataaaaaaagtaacctACTGTATTACTTCGTTATTTGTTATGGAGAGTattgttacttttgcattactctTTGTTACCTAAGCtgggcttgcttatttatttttaataattcacaccaaaagtgaaatgtatAAGCCTCAGCCTGAAAGGAAGTGCCTCTGCACCTCACTCCaaatttctctcaacatggggatAGGAGAGGTGGCAGTGAATAATTTGGAAAACAAAGTTACTCTGATATTTTCTTGTCAAATTTAAATGAGTGTGTTACTTTACCAGTGCTTGAAAAATCTTCATCTGATTATGTAATGTGCATTACTTGTAACGTTTTACCACCAACACTGGGTGCAGTTGacaattttatttgaatgaatttgtACCTGTTTGGTTTGAAAAAGGTGTTTACTGGACACTTCGCACACTCATAGCAACAGATGGGTTTGTCTACAGAAAAAACCTTTCTAAATCCAGGTCGACAGCTTGGAGAGCACTGCGAAATCACACGACCCTggggtaaaacaaaacaaaaaactttttttagacCAAATaccatatacatttaaatttcaataaatagtttatttgtatggtatttcagattaaaaaaacatatttgcaaaATGTAATAGTCCGAaaaggataattcacccaaaaataaaaaatctgtcttcatttactcaacctcatgtctttccaaacctgtatgatttccttTCTTCTGTGTTTATGTCAGTATAATGAAAGTCAATTAGAATCCTGATATTGTTTTCGACTTAaactttctcaaaatatcttcttttgtgttccacagaggaaaggAAGTCATTGGAACAACACAGGATTGAGtagataatgacagaatgttttatttctggttGAGCTATCCATTTAATGAACCAGATTTCATACTTTCTTTCCTCACAGCACTTCGGTCTATATTATGTGGCGTCAGAAACTCACTGTGAAATCTTCCAGAGGATTTCTCTGTGTGTCATTCAGGAAAAGCATGCTTTCATTCTTGATCATGTAGCGTGCcacagtcttcagtttcacattgtTGACAAATTCAGCGTTATTTTCAAGTGACGCTTCCCAAATGTTGATATCATAACCGGTATCCAAATCTCCAGATTTGCTGAATGAATATTTCTCATTATCTATAGTGAACATGGTCTTTGCCAAGGCGTCGTTTAGCTGAAAAATATGACGATATATTTAAgcttttgaatatttattatttgatttaacatCAAATAACAGATAAAATGACTTACCTCAGAGCGTTGAATATCAAAGCCTCCACGACAGGTTTTTCGAGAACAGATGTCTTTAATAGCATTAGCGGCAAAACATCACAGCCAACTGTACACTAAACACTGCACTAGGACTTACAGCTTTCTGGCAGGGTTTCTCTTATTTCTTTGTTGGTTCTGCTTTTGTTCAGCTCTCCTTTGATGAAGTACTGCAGGATGGTGTTGTTTGATTGTGAATCAGGGTTAAGATCTAGATTATCTATGTAACTTCTGAAACGAGAGATGTTTCCTGAAAATGGGATTATTCCAAGAATTTTTCCAACTTCATTCAAGGGACGATTGTCTAGCACATTGAGTGACGTCGACCAGCTATCCCCAGCGATCCAGAAACGTCCAGATGCGTTGGAGTGAGTTTATCGAACAAACGAGACATGTGGTGAGATTTGGCAAAAGACACAATGACTTGAACTTTTGAGGTGTTTGCGATTTTTTGAATAGTTTCATTGAGTTTGGAATCTAAGCTTTCATCGTTGAGAAAATCAGGGAGCACAACTCGGTAtgacacaaaaatattttgtttattggcCTGCGCCTCAAGTTGGTCTGCGGCGTAGCGGCCGTAATCTCCGTCTGTGGCTATTATGCCAATCCAAGTCCAGTTGTGGTACTTCAAAATTTTGGTGATTGCTTTAGCCTGGTGGTCATCTTCCGGGACAGTCCTCCTGAATGTCGGAAAACGTTTTTTGTCGCTTAAAACCCCAGCTGTTGAACCATAACTGATCTGCAATAATAGTAATAAGAAGAGCATTACTGAAACATTCTGACACCGAGTGAGATAATAGAAATTGGTTATGGTGGTTGCATGTGCACGACAGTTCAAGATGTCAGAAAAATTGGCAGACAGCGACAGCAGCGCAATTTGATAGGCTACTTGGGCTGTTAGTCATTTATCTGTCAATTAAACAAAACATACCTGTGGCATATAACCCATGGTGAGATACCTCGCCACAGCGATGGAAACCTCAGAATGGTACTCTCCAATAACAGCCTGAAAAAATGAATTAGTGCTGCCACAATTTTTATCCATGAAGATATCGGTGTGTTGAAGAGCAGTGGTCACATCAGAGCACGTGTCCATGATCTTGTAGCCTAATGTGAGACCATTCAGCATGGGGGACTTGTTGATGGCCTCCACCGCTTCAGTCATCGCCAGAGATTGGATCAACCTGGATACGGTGAAGCTGTCAGGGGGAACAGGAAGAAGACAAGTGTGCTTTACTCAGTCATTTAGAACAGGGGTTTTTATACACAGTCTGAAGAAAGACCAATCAATCAACAATCATTATTCAATATAATCAgttattatcatttataattgGAGCTCAATTGTTAATAATGATTCTTCTTatcatcaatgatgaaaacagtttctGCTGTTTAACATTTTGGATgaaatgatcaatttaatgcatccctattgaataaaagtattattattattttttttaaatcttacttaaACCCAGATTTTGAATGGTAGCACTCCACGGTTTCACTGTTAGGCAGAAAACAGTTTtctacattgatcataataataaaaaataaattttttttttttttttaagcagcaaatctgtatattaaaatgatttctgaaagatcgtgtgacaataatgtgtaataatatttcacaatattattgtaaaataaatgcagccttggtgagcataagagatataGTTCAAAAACTTCTTCATTCTTCCAGATATCGGAGATACACACGCATAAAAATTAGGCAAGTTTGAATTTCTCAGGATTTGACATTATTAATGTAAGCTGTATGCATAGACTCACGTTTCACACACGTTTTCAATAGGATTGCTGGTCATGTTGACGATCTTGAAGCTTTGGTGAACTGGAAAGAGTCCTCCAAACATGAAGTCCCCTAACTGCATGGCTTCCAGTGAACCTGAAGCAGGTCTACAGTCACGACCCGCCAAACTTCCCAAGATGGCAAAAAGCCCAAACCAAATCTTACTGTTATACATCTTCATTTCATCTGTGTGTCTCTCCCTTCTCTATTTGTCTGGAGACCCTTTTCTGCCTCTTCAACCAgagtcctcagctctctctctgtcctctcaGCAGACTGGATGAGCTTGAGGATGTTGCTAAAATATATGTCTCCATTTCCTCCTCTATTACTCTAGAAACAGATGCCTTGTCACCTTCCCGCTCACACCTCCAGACTTCAGAAAAGTTCAGATCAAGAGGAAACATTCCACACAGGAGGAAACCCCACattcagaaaatgtttaattaccATTAACAATGCACAAGTGAATCCAAGAATGCAAAAACCTCCCAGTTGTATAACAACTCATATTTGCATAATCTAATAATGATGCATAGGTTACGCATGAAATAATCTACTGTAAAAGTTTTTTGGTGCCTGCCTGTACAGATCGATGGTTTACTGGTTATGCTGTAGTATTAACTTTTTTAACTAAattgatttgatatttaaaataaataaataactcatgCATATAATGGCTCCATGACCTCAAACTGTAATCACATCAACTGACTGAGTTACTCCAACTAAAGACACAATGTCACAATaccagacatacacacacacagaacaaaaccagtcaaaataaacaaacacagcttCTGTTTAGAACCtgatatttgcatttaatttgaccataaaaaaaatatttttagttttatacagagtgtatttttaaatgtaagaacAGGTCAGTCAGGATTACTAAACGGaagaaggaaggagagtttagaGGGTTTTCTCTAACCTATTTAATAAAGGAAATATTTGTACTATATAAAGAGGCACATCAGTGTTGCATAAAAGTTGAATAATCATCATCACCATTATTATCTGCTGAGTGCAATACATTTAGGAAAAACACAAGTGATTCAATGCTATGTGTTGTTATGCATTATACACCAAGGAAAgccatgggtttgattcccagggaatgcatgaactgaacacatttgtaaaagtagcTTTAAAGTGCCTGCAAactgcataaataaatgtattttggtaAATGCGCAAACGCTTAAAATGTCAACTGGGATCCTTTTTCATCCTGGATTCAGAACTTAGTTTTGCTATACCTGCAAGATGTCTGGTACGTAAATGGTGGATGGTACCAATCAGTCATAAATATTTCTTACTGGACATTAAAATGTAGGTCTaatggaaattatatttaaaactaagtaaataaataaagtggctCCTTAATCAATTAcctaattttatataattttttctactTTATGTACCCTGAGTACACAATTAAACATCCTGTTGAAAAATACAGGGTTTTGGTTAGTTAGGTAGGTTTTGAAGCTTggatgctggtttgagctggtctaagATGGTCCTTAGACGTTCAtgagctggtttaaactggtccttagctggtcatgtgctggtcctgagcaggagtgaccagctcaaaccagcatccATGCTTTTAAAACCTACCTGACCAGCATATACTGGTTTTTCCAGCAGCGATGTTCAATCATTTTGcataatttgtgaaaattacaGCTTAATCAAAAATGACGTGCAAGCAGCATGCCAGCAGTTTTTCCCTACCTTACATTAA comes from the Carassius auratus strain Wakin unplaced genomic scaffold, ASM336829v1 scaf_tig00215767, whole genome shotgun sequence genome and includes:
- the LOC113095700 gene encoding G-protein coupled receptor family C group 6 member A-like, producing MKMYNSKIWFGLFAILGSLAGRDCRPASGSLEAMQLGDFMFGGLFPVHQSFKIVNMTSNPIENVCETFTVSRLIQSLAMTEAVEAINKSPMLNGLTLGYKIMDTCSDVTTALQHTDIFMDKNCGSTNSFFQAVIGEYHSEVSIAVARYLTMGYMPQISYGSTAGVLSDKKRFPTFRRTVPEDDHQAKAITKILKYHNWTWIGIIATDGDYGRYAADQLEAQANKQNIFVSYRVVLPDFLNDESLDSKLNETIQKIANTSKVQVIVSFAKSHHMSRLFDKLTPTHLDVSGSLGIAGRRHSMC